In a genomic window of Roseiflexus castenholzii DSM 13941:
- a CDS encoding glycosyltransferase, which translates to MTDRIRILLLIETLWLGGAQRLLPGLVTGLDPLRFEGHIVALHDGPLRQEFEAARLPLTVLGARRFYEPRVVSAIARLVRAQQIDVIHTHLTGADIVGRMVGALTSVPVVSTMHNVPHDYDHQKWHRRALQRLTARTLAARLVMVAPGIGVEYMRRWGIPASRVVTINNSVPMEPYLAIAEGVAPHVPPTVTTIGRLTEQKAYHLLLDAARLVVRIRPDTRFRMVGEGRLEAALRRQAQDLGIARAVSFDGLRHDIPDILAETHVFVLSSLWEGLPVTAVEAMAAARPVVLTDVGGCRTLVTPGVEGWLVPPGNVEALAAALLDALDNPERQRLFGRRGREKVRRAFGLEQYVRGHEQLYESLAVVRAQARVARLHR; encoded by the coding sequence GTGACCGACCGTATTCGCATCTTGCTGCTCATCGAAACACTCTGGCTCGGCGGGGCGCAGCGCTTGCTTCCCGGATTGGTGACCGGCCTCGATCCGCTGCGTTTTGAAGGGCATATCGTGGCGTTGCACGATGGACCGCTGCGCCAGGAGTTCGAAGCCGCGCGCCTGCCGCTGACGGTGCTGGGTGCGCGTCGTTTCTATGAGCCGCGCGTCGTGTCTGCTATCGCTCGCCTGGTGCGCGCGCAGCAGATCGATGTGATCCATACCCATCTGACCGGCGCCGATATTGTGGGGCGAATGGTTGGCGCACTCACCAGCGTGCCGGTCGTTTCGACGATGCACAATGTTCCGCACGATTACGATCACCAGAAATGGCACCGTCGCGCGCTGCAACGCCTGACTGCGCGGACGCTCGCTGCGCGCCTGGTGATGGTCGCGCCGGGGATTGGCGTCGAGTATATGCGCCGGTGGGGTATTCCGGCTTCGCGCGTGGTTACGATCAATAATTCTGTTCCTATGGAACCGTATCTGGCGATTGCCGAAGGGGTTGCTCCTCATGTTCCGCCGACGGTGACGACGATTGGGAGGTTGACCGAGCAGAAGGCGTACCATCTGCTCCTCGATGCTGCGCGTCTGGTGGTGCGCATACGCCCCGACACCCGCTTCCGCATGGTCGGCGAGGGGCGCCTGGAGGCGGCGCTGCGTCGGCAGGCGCAGGACCTCGGCATTGCGCGTGCCGTATCGTTCGATGGATTGCGGCACGACATCCCGGACATTCTGGCGGAAACGCACGTTTTTGTGCTCTCGTCGCTCTGGGAAGGGTTGCCGGTGACGGCAGTCGAAGCCATGGCAGCGGCGCGTCCGGTTGTACTGACCGATGTTGGCGGCTGTCGCACCCTGGTGACGCCGGGAGTCGAGGGGTGGCTTGTGCCGCCGGGGAATGTCGAAGCGCTGGCAGCAGCGCTCCTCGATGCGCTCGACAATCCTGAGCGCCAGCGCCTGTTTGGTCGGCGTGGACGCGAGAAAGTGCGCCGCGCATTCGGATTGGAACAGTATGTGCGTGGGCACGAACAGTTGTATGAATCGCTGGCAGTGGTGCGCGCTCAGGCGCGCGTCGCGCGCCTGCACCGCTGA
- a CDS encoding glycosyltransferase family 2 protein codes for MIPAISHVSPIVTVGVPVYNGERYLARAIESILAQRFADLEVIISDNGSTDGTADICHRYAQQDRRVRYVRNERNMGAAFNYNRLVDLARGRYFKWMAHDDLCAPDLIGACIAILEREPAVVLCYAPTTFIDETGRPLRTIRDGFHFRDLRPSDRFRRFLPLARGWMNPVFGVYRTDVLRQTQRIGRYPSSDMILIADITLRGELHELSESLFFRREHREMSVRANPSALERQRWFDPAYRGRAPLVHWQWIAEYLRIIRCAPISLGEKIRCVTALTRWVRWTRRELLGEAIMAVRYAPVLRK; via the coding sequence ATGATCCCTGCAATTTCGCATGTTTCTCCGATAGTGACGGTCGGCGTGCCAGTATACAACGGCGAGCGCTATCTTGCGCGCGCAATTGAGTCGATCCTTGCTCAGCGATTCGCCGATCTCGAGGTGATCATCAGCGACAATGGCTCAACCGATGGCACCGCTGATATCTGTCATCGCTATGCGCAGCAGGATCGCCGCGTGCGCTATGTGCGCAACGAACGGAATATGGGTGCAGCCTTCAACTACAATCGTCTGGTTGACCTGGCGCGCGGGCGGTATTTCAAGTGGATGGCGCACGATGATCTCTGCGCTCCCGATCTGATCGGCGCGTGCATCGCAATCCTTGAGCGTGAACCGGCGGTTGTGCTCTGTTATGCGCCGACGACATTTATTGACGAGACGGGGCGCCCATTGCGCACGATTCGTGACGGGTTTCATTTCCGTGATCTGCGTCCATCGGATCGCTTCCGCCGGTTTTTGCCGCTGGCGCGTGGTTGGATGAACCCCGTCTTTGGGGTGTATCGCACCGATGTGCTGCGGCAAACGCAGCGGATTGGCAGGTATCCGTCATCGGATATGATCCTGATCGCCGATATAACGCTGCGCGGCGAACTTCACGAATTGTCCGAATCGCTCTTTTTTCGCCGCGAGCATCGTGAGATGTCGGTGCGCGCCAATCCATCGGCGCTCGAACGCCAGCGCTGGTTCGATCCGGCGTATCGCGGGCGCGCGCCACTGGTGCACTGGCAGTGGATTGCGGAATATCTGCGGATTATTCGATGTGCGCCGATCAGTTTGGGGGAGAAGATTCGCTGCGTGACGGCATTGACGCGCTGGGTGCGTTGGACACGTCGTGAGTTGCTCGGTGAGGCGATCATGGCGGTTCGGTACGCGCCCGTGCTGCGAAAATAA
- a CDS encoding glycosyltransferase family 2 protein, producing the protein MTEPRVSVVITAYNAAEYLSAAIESVLAQSHPADDVVVVDDGSTDASAAVAQSYAHRGVRLIRQDNQGPGAARNRGIRETSGELVAFLDGDDLWLPNKLERQLAYLVAHPETVMVSCLRWRWDQTTGERHIEYFGVPPGRILAHENVVRNVIGNPSMTLIRRSVFDAVGMFDTQLRWGQDWDLFIRIASYGPVGFVEEPLMIYRWHPGGISHHRGIERLDMFQSIACRGIARIQPAWRRPLLLARRLSWDQCDRAAYASQVGLSRARRVWHAALGLALFPFERPVSKTKRLLRSIFGDDSYAAVGRRLRSVVYRPIGEREGLERF; encoded by the coding sequence ATGACAGAACCGCGGGTCAGTGTTGTCATTACGGCATACAATGCCGCCGAATACCTCAGTGCTGCAATCGAGAGCGTGCTGGCACAATCGCATCCCGCAGACGACGTCGTTGTGGTTGATGATGGGTCAACCGACGCGAGTGCGGCGGTTGCGCAATCCTATGCGCATCGTGGCGTTCGCCTGATCCGGCAGGATAATCAGGGTCCCGGCGCTGCGCGCAATCGCGGGATACGCGAGACGAGCGGTGAGTTGGTGGCTTTTCTCGATGGCGATGATCTCTGGTTGCCGAACAAACTTGAGCGCCAGTTGGCGTATCTGGTAGCGCATCCCGAAACGGTCATGGTCAGTTGCCTGCGTTGGCGCTGGGATCAGACGACCGGCGAGCGACACATTGAGTATTTTGGCGTGCCGCCAGGACGCATCCTGGCACATGAGAATGTGGTGCGCAATGTTATTGGCAACCCATCGATGACGCTTATCCGGCGTTCTGTGTTCGATGCGGTCGGGATGTTCGATACGCAACTGCGCTGGGGGCAGGATTGGGATTTGTTTATTCGCATTGCATCCTACGGTCCCGTCGGTTTTGTGGAGGAGCCGCTCATGATCTATCGCTGGCATCCTGGCGGCATCTCGCACCATCGGGGCATCGAACGGTTGGATATGTTTCAGTCTATCGCATGTCGGGGTATTGCCCGTATTCAACCGGCGTGGCGTCGTCCGCTTTTGCTCGCGCGACGGTTGAGTTGGGATCAGTGTGATCGCGCGGCATATGCATCGCAGGTCGGGTTGTCACGGGCGCGTCGCGTATGGCACGCGGCGCTTGGATTGGCATTATTCCCGTTTGAACGTCCGGTGAGCAAAACAAAGCGGCTGCTGCGCTCAATCTTTGGTGATGACTCCTACGCCGCTGTTGGGCGCAGGCTACGGTCGGTCGTGTACCGTCCCATCGGTGAACGGGAAGGTCTTGAACGGTTTTGA
- a CDS encoding lipopolysaccharide biosynthesis protein: protein MQSTTTSQSEGVGKRAVRGTFWSFLSYTSGRLVTFVTTLILARLLAPAEFGVIAYCTLVIAYLDLLNNFGVGHALIARRDRLEEAQNAAFVVSIGSSVFLYAGAWIAAPSIAVFFNEPQVTPLLRVLSLGLLLVGIGTVPMAMLQRDLRFKAYLLPGIVRNIIKAVVAISMAWQGFGVWSLVVSELVNKVLEVIIPWLIVRWRPTRAFDPQVMREMLGYGVHIMGVSLVGSFMVNVDYLLVGRLLGAAALGYYTMAFRIPELVIRSVSQIVSTVAFPVLAHTQSDPAKTHDMYFAYLRYMALVTFPAGVGLALLSPALVRVFFAEVWRPMTAPMQFIAIASAFSIVSYLSGIIYNAIGRPDLTFKLSLAKLPIVVLVLSIGTFWNITGVAAGHVALTLVCMALDLVMIRRVTGVRLMGVWHAVQPALLGAGVMAAVVGALDAMLTGAPIVQLAALPPIGALVYLGTIWIAGREMFLEARSVLRGSLARG from the coding sequence GTGCAATCAACGACAACATCGCAATCCGAAGGAGTCGGCAAGCGCGCCGTGCGTGGAACGTTCTGGTCATTCCTTTCGTACACGAGCGGGCGCCTCGTCACGTTTGTCACTACGCTGATCCTGGCGCGTCTGCTGGCGCCGGCGGAGTTCGGCGTGATCGCTTACTGCACACTGGTGATCGCCTATCTCGACCTGCTTAATAATTTTGGCGTCGGGCATGCCCTGATTGCGCGACGTGACAGGTTGGAAGAAGCCCAGAATGCGGCATTCGTCGTCAGTATTGGCAGTAGCGTGTTTCTGTACGCCGGCGCGTGGATTGCGGCGCCCTCGATTGCAGTGTTCTTCAATGAGCCGCAGGTAACGCCGTTGCTGCGCGTGTTGTCGCTTGGGCTGCTGCTGGTCGGAATCGGCACTGTGCCGATGGCTATGCTTCAGCGCGATCTCCGGTTCAAGGCGTATTTACTTCCCGGGATTGTGCGGAATATTATCAAAGCAGTGGTTGCCATCAGCATGGCGTGGCAAGGGTTTGGCGTCTGGAGTCTGGTGGTTTCAGAACTGGTCAACAAGGTGTTGGAGGTGATCATTCCCTGGCTGATTGTGCGCTGGCGACCAACGCGTGCGTTCGACCCGCAGGTGATGCGCGAGATGTTGGGGTATGGCGTCCACATTATGGGGGTCAGTCTGGTTGGCTCCTTTATGGTCAATGTGGATTATCTGCTGGTCGGGCGGTTGCTTGGCGCGGCGGCGCTGGGGTACTATACAATGGCGTTCCGCATTCCCGAACTGGTCATTCGCAGCGTCAGTCAGATCGTCAGCACCGTCGCCTTTCCTGTTCTGGCGCATACCCAATCGGATCCGGCAAAGACGCACGACATGTATTTCGCCTATCTGCGCTATATGGCGCTGGTGACCTTTCCCGCAGGCGTTGGGCTGGCGCTGTTGTCGCCGGCGCTGGTGCGGGTCTTTTTTGCCGAGGTATGGCGTCCGATGACGGCGCCAATGCAGTTCATCGCCATCGCCAGCGCCTTTTCCATCGTGTCGTATCTGTCGGGGATCATTTACAATGCGATTGGGCGGCCTGATCTGACTTTTAAATTGTCGCTGGCGAAACTGCCGATTGTTGTGCTGGTGCTCTCCATCGGCACGTTCTGGAATATTACGGGCGTGGCTGCCGGACATGTCGCGCTGACGCTGGTGTGTATGGCGCTCGATTTGGTGATGATCCGACGGGTGACCGGTGTGCGACTGATGGGCGTGTGGCATGCGGTGCAACCAGCGTTGTTGGGCGCAGGGGTGATGGCAGCCGTTGTTGGTGCGCTCGACGCGATGCTGACGGGTGCGCCCATCGTGCAATTGGCGGCGCTGCCACCGATAGGCGCCCTGGTCTATCTCGGAACTATCTGGATCGCCGGACGTGAGATGTTTCTGGAGGCGCGCTCGGTGCTGCGCGGTAGTCTGGCGCGCGGTTGA
- a CDS encoding glucosamine inositolphosphorylceramide transferase family protein produces MQTFLSSVRNVLPLLRRVRRKDDWAIGIYGGADLRALQPLPGVRNPVLTAAHVRDVPALFVADPFLVRADDHWWLFFEVLHAALRRGQIGVAVSRNGREWEYCRIVLDEPFHLSYPLVFSWNNAWYMTPETASQRQVRLYRAVDFPFRWEYAATLLEGDDYLDPTPFFSQGRWWMFVGTNSARNDTLRLYEAATPLGPWREHPISPVVQGDPRRARPAGRVLCHSGRLVRFAQDCSQNYGKQVFAFEVTELTPERYAERPYGGASLLAPQRADWNARGMHTLDLHPVQEGAWLALVDGYRKRFYVRNGLDHG; encoded by the coding sequence ATGCAGACGTTTCTCTCGTCCGTTCGCAATGTACTGCCATTGCTGCGTCGAGTGCGGCGCAAGGATGATTGGGCAATCGGAATCTATGGCGGCGCCGACCTGCGTGCGTTGCAACCGTTGCCCGGCGTGCGCAATCCGGTGCTCACGGCGGCGCATGTGCGCGATGTGCCGGCGCTGTTCGTCGCCGATCCGTTCCTGGTGCGCGCCGATGATCACTGGTGGCTCTTTTTCGAGGTGCTGCACGCTGCCCTGCGACGCGGGCAGATCGGCGTGGCCGTGAGTCGCAATGGACGGGAGTGGGAGTATTGCCGGATTGTGCTGGACGAGCCGTTCCATCTGTCGTATCCGTTAGTCTTCTCGTGGAACAATGCCTGGTATATGACGCCCGAAACAGCGTCGCAACGTCAGGTGCGCCTGTATCGCGCGGTGGACTTCCCATTTCGCTGGGAGTATGCCGCTACGTTGCTGGAGGGGGACGATTATCTCGATCCGACGCCGTTCTTCTCTCAGGGGCGCTGGTGGATGTTTGTGGGAACCAATAGCGCGCGCAACGACACCCTGCGCCTCTATGAAGCGGCAACGCCGCTGGGTCCCTGGCGGGAGCATCCGATCAGCCCGGTGGTGCAGGGCGACCCTCGGCGCGCGCGCCCGGCGGGGCGGGTGCTTTGCCACAGTGGACGATTGGTGCGATTTGCGCAGGATTGTTCGCAGAACTACGGCAAACAGGTCTTCGCGTTCGAAGTGACGGAATTGACCCCGGAACGGTATGCAGAGCGTCCCTATGGCGGCGCGTCGCTCCTTGCGCCGCAGCGCGCCGATTGGAATGCGCGCGGTATGCATACGCTCGATCTGCATCCTGTGCAAGAAGGCGCATGGCTGGCGCTGGTTGACGGGTATCGGAAGCGTTTCTATGTGCGCAACGGTTTGGATCACGGGTAA
- a CDS encoding O-antigen ligase family protein — MYLERLLKNPMDVTAGLWRHVWFQVGVVVAVSIAAGMLVSRDVPLWLFFGGIAGIVVVAIAFIKPEYVAAALLVIHWGNIHDVLIKYHGIPSVVKLMVALLTVVLLARRFLSERPRGLVSDPVIWWMLAYLVVGATGLWFARDTDAVLSRLVDTAKDGVIAGLIFNLLSTRAAFERAVWGLLIVGAVLSALTVYQEMTKTYDNNYWGFAQAAVRQISTTMDDRARAFGTVNDPNYFGQLLLVLVPLAVWAILNGRTWRGKSFGMAALLLLLAAIGLTFSRGAYLGAVVVLVVYAMYLRLDARYLLILPLIGALLYVAPPEFRARFGTLDEVLPGNNAGAYADSSIQGRSVKAEVAIAIVADNPIFGVGRGNYRLHYRDYINEIEGAGSNTERDAHNLYLEVAAEQGIVGLVVFVGLLATVWGRLRAAELLFVAAGERRMADLSVAVKVGLLGYLVTSLFLHGAYGYMLWLQVGMAVALVVIAQREAAAHADHAVKASR, encoded by the coding sequence ATGTACCTGGAACGTCTTCTCAAAAATCCGATGGACGTTACTGCCGGTCTCTGGCGACACGTCTGGTTTCAGGTCGGCGTGGTGGTGGCTGTTTCCATCGCCGCCGGAATGCTGGTGTCGCGCGACGTGCCGCTCTGGTTGTTCTTCGGCGGCATCGCGGGGATTGTTGTCGTTGCAATTGCCTTTATCAAACCGGAGTATGTCGCGGCGGCGCTGCTGGTGATCCACTGGGGAAACATCCACGACGTGCTGATCAAGTATCACGGCATTCCTTCGGTTGTGAAACTGATGGTTGCCCTGCTCACCGTGGTATTGCTGGCGCGGCGATTTCTTTCCGAGCGACCGCGCGGTCTGGTGTCCGACCCGGTGATCTGGTGGATGCTGGCATACCTGGTGGTCGGAGCGACAGGTCTGTGGTTTGCGCGCGATACCGACGCGGTGCTGAGTCGTCTCGTTGATACGGCGAAGGACGGTGTCATTGCCGGGTTGATCTTCAACCTGCTTTCGACACGCGCAGCATTCGAGCGCGCGGTGTGGGGTTTGTTGATCGTGGGTGCCGTGTTGAGTGCGTTGACGGTCTATCAGGAGATGACCAAAACCTACGACAACAACTACTGGGGATTCGCGCAGGCGGCGGTGCGCCAGATTTCGACGACCATGGACGACCGCGCGCGTGCGTTTGGCACAGTGAACGATCCAAACTATTTCGGGCAGTTGTTGCTCGTGCTCGTGCCGCTGGCGGTGTGGGCCATTCTGAACGGGCGGACCTGGCGAGGGAAATCGTTTGGGATGGCGGCGTTGTTGCTGTTGCTCGCAGCGATTGGGTTGACCTTCTCGCGCGGCGCGTATCTCGGTGCTGTGGTCGTGCTGGTCGTCTATGCGATGTACCTGCGACTCGATGCGCGTTATTTGCTGATCCTGCCGCTGATCGGCGCGCTGCTCTATGTTGCGCCGCCGGAGTTCCGCGCGCGCTTTGGCACGCTCGATGAAGTGTTGCCGGGCAACAATGCGGGCGCCTATGCCGATAGTTCGATTCAGGGGCGCTCGGTCAAGGCGGAGGTTGCGATTGCCATAGTGGCCGACAATCCGATCTTCGGCGTCGGGCGCGGAAACTATCGGTTGCACTACCGCGACTATATTAACGAAATCGAGGGAGCCGGCTCGAATACTGAACGTGATGCGCATAATCTATACCTGGAAGTCGCTGCGGAACAGGGGATTGTTGGTCTGGTCGTCTTCGTTGGGTTGCTGGCAACTGTATGGGGACGCTTGCGCGCAGCCGAACTCCTGTTCGTAGCGGCAGGCGAACGTCGTATGGCGGACCTCTCGGTTGCGGTCAAGGTTGGGTTGCTGGGGTATCTGGTGACGTCGCTCTTTCTGCACGGCGCGTATGGCTATATGCTCTGGCTCCAGGTCGGCATGGCGGTTGCGCTGGTTGTTATTGCACAGCGAGAAGCAGCAGCGCACGCGGATCATGCGGTGAAAGCGAGCCGGTAA
- a CDS encoding YveK family protein produces the protein MSLSTFIRVLIRNWWLVVLATALTVGSTAVFVLVQKPVYQASTTVELKPSVSLEDPNQILNTINALTRRNVINTIARKATSMSMHEEVAQQLGVPVEAVLAAQVRTITPPETNLIEVRAQSADPVFAAAVANTVARNMVGQDYEKVISVEVIDPATPPTSPIAPQPMRLLTLGFVFGLILGVAFAFLEQVLQGLRTGADTSGVMIGAAQQPALSTVEAAIPSPAPSTEE, from the coding sequence ATGAGTCTGTCAACGTTCATCCGCGTTCTGATCCGCAACTGGTGGCTGGTGGTGCTGGCAACGGCGCTGACGGTGGGGAGCACCGCTGTGTTTGTGTTGGTGCAGAAACCGGTGTATCAGGCGTCCACAACGGTCGAGTTGAAACCCAGCGTATCGCTCGAGGACCCCAATCAGATTCTGAACACCATCAACGCGCTTACCCGGCGGAATGTCATCAACACCATCGCGCGCAAAGCCACGAGTATGTCGATGCACGAAGAAGTGGCGCAGCAGCTTGGCGTGCCGGTCGAAGCCGTGCTCGCGGCGCAGGTGCGCACCATTACCCCGCCGGAGACAAACCTGATCGAAGTGCGCGCGCAGAGCGCCGATCCTGTGTTTGCGGCGGCAGTGGCGAATACGGTGGCGCGCAACATGGTGGGGCAGGACTACGAAAAGGTGATCTCTGTCGAGGTGATCGATCCGGCGACGCCGCCAACATCGCCGATTGCGCCGCAACCGATGCGTTTGCTGACGCTGGGCTTTGTGTTCGGTTTGATCCTCGGCGTGGCGTTTGCGTTCCTGGAGCAAGTGTTGCAGGGTCTGCGCACAGGCGCCGATACGTCTGGGGTGATGATCGGCGCGGCGCAACAACCTGCGCTCTCGACGGTCGAGGCTGCGATTCCATCTCCGGCGCCATCAACGGAAGAATAA
- a CDS encoding glycosyltransferase family 2 protein produces MSGRFFWFCVTLIGYVYAGYPALLTVLARLRPQPLFAPPADLPIVTLLIAAYNEQNVIAAKLSNSLALDYPRDRLQILVAADGSDDATPDIVADFADCGVELSYRPERAGKLAAITRALALARGEIIVLSDANNLYDAGALRALVAPFADPSVGATTGAKVIAKGDGALGDSEGLYWKYESYIKRQETRLSSCTGAVGEIMAVRRGLLDQPLLPEARLMADDLALAMHVLKQGYRVVYIPNARSIERVSASAQDEQERRARIVAQRFVLMRHSHRMLPLLNPLLVWQIVSHKYLRPFVPLAMIGALLANLAAVIRPAAQGGMLRLASPFNWVMLALQAVFYALAWMGGRNECRGIWGKALYIPAFLVNGNRAALVGLYRFLTGRHTSLWNRVQRRERESSASEQRRVNPSYRVLSGKENNP; encoded by the coding sequence ATGAGCGGGCGATTCTTCTGGTTCTGCGTGACGCTGATCGGGTATGTCTATGCCGGCTATCCGGCGCTGTTGACCGTACTGGCGCGGTTGCGTCCGCAACCGTTGTTTGCGCCGCCTGCCGATCTGCCGATAGTGACGCTCCTGATCGCGGCATACAATGAGCAAAACGTGATTGCTGCCAAACTGAGCAATAGTCTGGCGCTCGATTATCCGCGCGACAGGCTCCAGATTCTGGTGGCTGCCGATGGGTCGGATGATGCCACGCCCGACATTGTCGCCGATTTTGCCGATTGTGGCGTCGAATTGAGTTATCGCCCCGAGCGCGCCGGGAAACTGGCGGCGATCACCCGTGCGCTCGCGCTGGCGCGTGGTGAGATTATCGTGTTGTCCGATGCGAATAACCTGTACGACGCAGGCGCATTGCGGGCGCTGGTCGCGCCATTTGCCGATCCGAGCGTCGGAGCGACGACAGGCGCCAAAGTGATTGCGAAGGGCGACGGAGCGCTTGGTGACTCGGAAGGGTTGTACTGGAAGTACGAGTCGTACATCAAGCGCCAGGAGACGCGACTGAGCAGTTGCACCGGCGCAGTTGGCGAAATTATGGCGGTGCGACGCGGGTTGCTCGATCAGCCGTTGCTGCCGGAGGCGCGGTTGATGGCAGACGATCTGGCGCTCGCCATGCATGTGCTGAAACAGGGGTATCGCGTGGTATACATACCCAACGCGCGCTCAATCGAGCGGGTATCTGCTTCGGCGCAGGACGAGCAGGAGCGTCGGGCGCGAATTGTGGCGCAGCGTTTTGTGCTGATGCGGCACTCGCACAGGATGTTGCCGCTGTTGAATCCGCTGCTCGTCTGGCAGATTGTGTCGCATAAGTACCTGCGCCCGTTTGTGCCGCTGGCGATGATCGGCGCGCTGCTTGCCAATCTGGCGGCGGTGATTCGTCCGGCGGCGCAGGGGGGGATGCTGCGGCTGGCGTCCCCCTTCAACTGGGTGATGCTGGCGTTGCAGGCAGTGTTCTATGCGCTGGCATGGATGGGAGGGCGCAACGAATGTCGCGGCATATGGGGAAAAGCGCTGTATATTCCGGCGTTCCTGGTGAATGGCAATCGCGCGGCGCTCGTGGGACTGTACCGTTTTCTGACCGGGCGCCATACCTCGCTTTGGAATCGTGTTCAGCGGCGTGAACGTGAAAGCAGCGCATCTGAGCAGCGCCGTGTCAACCCGTCGTACCGTGTACTATCGGGAAAGGAAAACAATCCATGA
- a CDS encoding glycosyltransferase family 4 protein, with the protein MVTDLPGYPLRVLHVRPRLGIGGATEYLIRLAESQANAGYHVVIASGGGDWLRRIAGFARSYDRLPLTPYLGSGKRTPNLPGLLASGLQLARIIRAEQIDLVNTHHRFAALAARLASRLTGTPVVTTLQEVPWRNRGLTRFSLGTQAITMSAMMKRFVIDVCDIAPDRVTVIPIGIDIPAPLSIDRRRQLLAELRLDGAAPIIVSVGRLVSRKGHMYLIRALPEVIRRYPDVQVVLVGDGEERATLEREAQALGVADRVTFAGARSDAVDLMALADFTALPSLEEEFGIVITESFSCGKPVVATTVGGIPEHVRSMENGILVPPRDSRALAEAIIFLLDHPNMVRQFGDCARRMVEQQYTRQRFLERTEAVYRAAQMREVGR; encoded by the coding sequence ATGGTGACAGATTTGCCCGGGTACCCGCTGCGTGTCTTGCACGTTCGTCCGCGTTTGGGAATCGGCGGTGCAACCGAGTATCTCATCCGGCTGGCGGAGAGCCAGGCGAACGCGGGGTATCACGTGGTGATTGCGTCGGGAGGCGGCGACTGGCTCAGGCGCATTGCAGGGTTTGCGCGCTCCTATGATCGGCTGCCGCTGACGCCATATCTTGGGTCCGGGAAGCGGACGCCGAATCTTCCGGGGTTACTGGCATCGGGCCTCCAACTGGCGCGCATTATTCGCGCCGAGCAGATCGATCTGGTCAATACGCACCATCGCTTTGCGGCGCTGGCGGCCAGGCTGGCGTCGCGGCTGACCGGCACGCCGGTCGTGACAACGTTGCAAGAAGTGCCCTGGCGGAATCGCGGTCTGACACGATTTTCCCTGGGAACGCAGGCTATCACGATGAGTGCAATGATGAAACGGTTCGTCATCGACGTGTGCGATATTGCGCCGGATCGGGTCACGGTGATTCCTATCGGCATCGACATCCCGGCGCCGCTCTCCATAGATCGTCGCCGCCAGTTGCTGGCGGAACTGCGTCTCGATGGCGCTGCGCCGATCATCGTGAGCGTCGGGCGCTTGGTGTCGCGCAAAGGGCATATGTATCTGATACGGGCGTTGCCTGAGGTGATTCGGCGCTATCCCGACGTGCAGGTGGTGCTGGTGGGCGATGGCGAGGAGCGCGCAACGCTCGAACGAGAAGCGCAGGCGTTGGGTGTCGCCGACAGGGTGACGTTTGCCGGTGCGCGGAGCGATGCGGTCGATCTGATGGCGCTGGCTGATTTTACCGCGCTTCCATCGCTCGAAGAAGAGTTTGGGATTGTCATTACCGAGTCGTTTTCGTGCGGCAAGCCGGTGGTGGCCACCACAGTCGGCGGCATTCCCGAGCATGTGCGCTCGATGGAAAATGGCATACTCGTGCCGCCGCGCGACAGCCGCGCGCTGGCGGAGGCGATCATCTTTTTGCTCGACCATCCGAATATGGTGCGTCAGTTTGGCGACTGCGCTCGGCGCATGGTTGAGCAGCAGTATACCCGGCAACGTTTTCTGGAACGCACAGAGGCGGTCTATCGCGCGGCGCAGATGCGGGAGGTTGGGCGATGA